A single genomic interval of Sinorhizobium garamanticum harbors:
- a CDS encoding SpoVR family protein: MPKGAASNLLFHDSDWNFETLSRTYDAIETIALDELQLDVYPNQLEIISSEQMLDAYSSVGMPLMYQHWSFGKRFVFEEHLYRKGRRGLAYELVINSNPCITYLMEENTMAMQALVTAHAAFGHNHFFKNNYLFQQWTDASAILSYMEFAKKYIAKCEERYGTSEVEVILDSAHALMDQGVFRYRRPPRLSSEKERERTRERLEYEEQTYSDLWRTLPPSPDGPSSKDAERDASERKKALNLPEENLLYFLEKTSLILEPWQRELLRIVRVIAQYFYPQRQTKVMNEGCATFVHYTIMNRLFDQGRISEGSMLEMLHSHSNVVFQPSFDDPRFPGINPYALGFAMMQDIQRICTDPTAEDRDWFPEIAGSGKWRETLIDAWANHRDESFILQYLSPALIRKFRLFLLTDEAGDNYLEVASIHNERGYETIRSALARTYDVAANQSDIQVVDVDLLGDRHLRLQHNVKNGILLDEASRDATLRHVRHLWGYDVSLAGVDAETDDVLYECSTAPTFE, encoded by the coding sequence ATGCCCAAGGGCGCGGCCTCAAACCTTCTGTTTCACGATTCGGATTGGAACTTCGAGACGCTGTCGCGCACCTATGATGCGATTGAAACGATCGCACTCGATGAACTGCAGCTCGATGTCTATCCGAACCAGCTCGAGATCATCTCCTCCGAGCAAATGCTCGACGCCTATTCCTCGGTAGGAATGCCGCTGATGTACCAGCACTGGTCCTTCGGCAAGCGTTTCGTTTTCGAGGAGCATCTCTATCGCAAGGGACGCCGTGGCCTTGCCTATGAACTGGTCATCAACTCCAACCCCTGCATCACCTATCTGATGGAGGAGAACACCATGGCCATGCAGGCCCTGGTGACGGCGCACGCAGCATTTGGCCACAACCACTTTTTCAAGAACAACTACCTGTTCCAGCAGTGGACCGACGCCAGCGCCATCTTGAGCTATATGGAGTTTGCCAAGAAATATATCGCCAAATGCGAGGAACGCTACGGAACATCCGAAGTCGAGGTCATTCTCGATTCCGCCCACGCTCTTATGGACCAAGGCGTCTTCCGATATCGTCGTCCACCGCGGCTTTCGTCCGAGAAGGAGCGGGAGCGCACCCGCGAGCGGCTCGAATACGAAGAGCAGACCTATAGCGATCTCTGGAGAACGCTCCCGCCCTCACCGGACGGGCCCAGCTCCAAGGATGCCGAGCGTGATGCCTCCGAGCGGAAGAAGGCGCTCAACCTTCCAGAAGAAAATCTGCTCTACTTCCTGGAAAAGACCAGCCTGATCCTGGAGCCCTGGCAGCGGGAACTTCTGCGTATCGTGCGCGTCATCGCCCAATACTTCTATCCGCAGCGGCAGACAAAGGTGATGAACGAGGGATGTGCGACCTTCGTGCACTACACGATCATGAACAGGCTTTTCGATCAGGGCAGGATCAGCGAAGGCTCCATGCTGGAGATGCTCCACAGCCACTCCAACGTGGTCTTTCAGCCGTCCTTCGACGACCCGCGCTTTCCGGGCATCAATCCCTACGCGCTGGGGTTTGCCATGATGCAGGATATCCAGCGCATCTGCACTGATCCGACAGCGGAAGATCGTGATTGGTTTCCCGAGATCGCCGGCAGCGGCAAATGGCGCGAGACGCTGATCGACGCATGGGCGAACCACCGGGACGAATCCTTCATCCTGCAATATTTGAGCCCTGCATTGATCCGCAAATTCAGGCTGTTCCTGCTGACGGACGAGGCCGGCGACAACTACTTGGAGGTTGCCTCGATCCATAATGAGCGCGGCTACGAGACCATACGCAGTGCGCTTGCACGCACCTATGATGTTGCGGCGAACCAGTCGGACATCCAGGTCGTGGACGTCGATCTCCTGGGCGATCGCCACCTACGCCTGCAGCACAACGTGAAGAACGGCATCCTCCTGGACGAAGCGAGCCGCGATGCAACGCTTCGTCACGTGCGCCATCTTTGGGGGTACGACGTCAGCCTCGCTGGCGTCGATGCGGAAACGGATGACGTGCTCTATGAGTGCTCGACGGCGCCGACTTTCGAATAA
- a CDS encoding YeaH/YhbH family protein — protein MPNFIDRRLNPKDKSLGNRRRFLKRAREELKRTIKEQIKAGKIADVDAEHRVPMPERGVGEPSFQPSPTTGERQYVLPGNHEFSPGDRLPKPSARGGASGKGAGTGESEDDFQFVLSRDEVLDLFFEDLELPDMVKLNLKESVAFKPRRAGFATSGSPTNINVGRTMRNSYGRRIALRRPSRADVAAIAEEIAKLEAESNASGAHQKRIEALREELDKLERRRRRIAYVDPVDIRFNRFEPQPLPNASAVMFCLMDVSASMGEREKDLAKRFFVLLHLFLKRRYKRIDIVFIRHTDEAGEVDENTFFYSKQSGGTVVSTAIEEMLRIIEERYPAREWNIYAAQASDGENSAGDSDLCVSLLHRQVMRLCQYYAYVEIIDERETEIFGTTDNGTSLWRAYRTVDSEWSNFQMTRIARPSDIYPVFRKLFARQPTMQLRTERR, from the coding sequence ATGCCGAATTTCATCGACCGTCGACTTAATCCGAAGGACAAGAGCCTCGGCAACCGGCGGCGTTTTCTGAAACGGGCGCGGGAAGAGCTGAAACGCACGATCAAGGAGCAGATCAAAGCAGGCAAGATCGCGGACGTGGATGCGGAGCACCGTGTGCCCATGCCCGAGCGTGGCGTCGGTGAACCATCCTTCCAGCCATCCCCGACCACCGGCGAGAGACAGTATGTTCTGCCCGGCAATCATGAATTCTCGCCGGGCGATCGCCTCCCGAAACCAAGCGCGCGTGGCGGCGCCTCAGGCAAGGGCGCAGGAACTGGTGAGAGCGAAGACGACTTCCAGTTCGTGCTGTCGCGCGACGAAGTCCTTGACCTCTTTTTCGAGGATCTTGAGCTTCCCGATATGGTGAAGCTCAATCTCAAGGAGTCGGTCGCGTTCAAGCCGCGTCGGGCCGGCTTTGCGACGTCGGGATCCCCCACGAACATCAATGTGGGGCGTACGATGCGCAACAGTTATGGCCGCCGCATCGCGCTGCGGCGGCCTAGCCGCGCGGACGTGGCCGCGATCGCCGAGGAAATTGCCAAGCTGGAGGCGGAATCAAATGCCAGTGGCGCCCACCAGAAACGCATCGAGGCGTTGCGCGAGGAACTGGACAAGCTGGAGCGCCGCCGCCGCCGCATTGCCTATGTCGACCCGGTCGACATCCGCTTCAATCGCTTCGAGCCCCAGCCGCTGCCGAATGCAAGCGCGGTGATGTTTTGCCTCATGGATGTCTCTGCCTCGATGGGCGAGCGGGAGAAGGATCTGGCCAAGCGCTTCTTCGTCCTGCTGCATCTCTTCCTCAAGCGGCGCTACAAGCGAATAGACATCGTCTTCATTCGCCACACGGATGAGGCAGGTGAGGTCGACGAAAATACCTTTTTCTACAGCAAGCAGAGCGGCGGCACGGTTGTTTCCACGGCCATCGAGGAGATGCTCCGCATCATTGAGGAGCGTTATCCGGCGCGTGAATGGAACATTTACGCTGCCCAGGCTTCCGACGGGGAAAACAGCGCCGGAGATTCGGACCTTTGCGTTTCGCTTCTCCATCGGCAGGTGATGCGCCTTTGCCAATATTATGCCTATGTTGAAATCATAGATGAGCGCGAGACCGAGATTTTCGGTACGACCGACAACGGCACGTCCCTCTGGCGCGCCTATCGCACGGTCGACAGCGAATGGTCGAATTTCCAGATGACCCGGATAGCCAGGCCGTCGGACATCTATCCGGTTTTCCGGAAGCTTTTCGCAAGGCAGCCAACCATGCAACTGCGCACTGAAAGGCGATAG
- a CDS encoding PrkA family serine protein kinase, protein MTRSESDVFDLFSEIYTSAAQEEISLQEYLLACRDDKSMYATAQERMVEAIGEPTLVDTSADERLGRIFANRTIKIYPSFSDFYGMEDTIERIVGYFRYAAQGLEERKQILYLLGPVGGGKSSLAERLKKLMEARPIYTLMVNGKISPVFESPLGLFHPERMADLLEDKYGIARRRLTGLISPWAAKRLDEVGGDISKFSVVKLIPSRLRQIGIAKTEPGDENNQDVSSLVGKVDIRQLENYSQADPDAYSYSGGLNRTTQGLLEFVEMFKAPIKVLHPLLTATQEGNYNGTENFGAFPYQGTVLAHSNESEWLQFKNNKNNEAFLDRILVVKVPYCLRVTEEKLIYEKLLRESELVDNPCAPEVLECLSRFTVSTRLAPHENSPLYTKMRVYDGENLKDTDPKAKSVQEYRDAAGVDEGMTGVSTRFAFKVLSETFNYDTKEVAADPVHLMYIMEQAIKREQFPKEIEAAYLDFIKSELATRYAEFIGHEIQKAYLESYSEYGQNLFDRYIAYADAWLEDQDFKDPDTGQILNRKVLDSELSQIEKPAGIANPKDFRNEVVKFTLRARAKNSGRNPSWTSYEKLREVIEKRMFGQVEDLLPVISFGSKKDSATEKQHAEFVQRMIERGYTERQVRRLVDWYMRVNKAG, encoded by the coding sequence ATGACAAGGAGTGAATCTGACGTCTTCGATCTCTTTTCAGAGATCTATACGAGCGCAGCGCAGGAAGAGATAAGTCTGCAAGAATATCTCCTCGCCTGCCGCGACGATAAGAGTATGTATGCCACTGCGCAGGAGCGCATGGTGGAAGCCATTGGAGAGCCGACCCTCGTCGACACGAGCGCGGACGAGCGTCTCGGGCGAATCTTCGCCAATCGAACCATCAAGATCTATCCCTCATTCTCCGACTTCTATGGCATGGAGGATACGATCGAGCGGATTGTCGGCTATTTCCGCTATGCCGCGCAGGGCCTGGAAGAACGTAAGCAAATTCTCTACCTCCTCGGGCCGGTTGGCGGCGGCAAATCTTCGTTGGCCGAGCGACTCAAGAAGCTGATGGAGGCGCGACCCATCTATACTTTGATGGTCAACGGCAAGATCAGCCCCGTGTTCGAATCCCCGCTCGGTCTGTTCCACCCGGAACGCATGGCCGATCTTCTCGAGGATAAGTATGGAATCGCCAGGCGGCGGCTCACCGGCCTGATCTCGCCTTGGGCGGCCAAGCGGCTGGACGAAGTCGGCGGCGACATTTCGAAATTCAGCGTCGTCAAACTGATACCATCCCGCTTGCGCCAGATCGGCATCGCGAAGACCGAGCCCGGCGACGAAAACAACCAGGACGTCTCCTCGCTCGTCGGCAAGGTCGATATCCGCCAGCTTGAAAACTACAGCCAGGCCGATCCGGACGCCTATTCCTACAGCGGCGGGCTGAACCGCACGACGCAAGGGCTGCTTGAATTCGTTGAGATGTTCAAGGCACCGATCAAGGTCCTCCACCCGCTGCTCACGGCGACCCAGGAGGGCAATTACAACGGCACCGAGAATTTCGGCGCGTTTCCCTACCAGGGCACCGTTCTCGCGCATTCCAACGAATCCGAGTGGCTTCAGTTCAAGAACAACAAGAACAATGAGGCGTTCCTCGACCGCATTCTGGTCGTCAAGGTGCCCTATTGCTTGCGCGTCACCGAAGAGAAGCTGATCTACGAGAAGCTCCTTCGTGAAAGTGAGCTGGTCGACAATCCTTGCGCGCCGGAAGTTCTGGAGTGCTTGAGCCGCTTCACGGTGTCGACCCGCCTTGCTCCGCATGAGAACTCGCCGCTTTACACGAAGATGCGGGTCTATGACGGCGAGAACCTGAAAGACACCGATCCGAAGGCAAAATCGGTACAGGAATATCGTGACGCTGCCGGCGTCGACGAGGGCATGACGGGTGTCAGCACCCGCTTTGCCTTCAAGGTGCTGTCGGAGACCTTCAACTATGACACCAAGGAGGTCGCCGCCGATCCCGTGCATCTGATGTACATCATGGAGCAGGCGATCAAACGCGAACAGTTTCCCAAGGAAATCGAGGCAGCCTATCTCGACTTCATCAAGTCGGAACTGGCTACGCGCTATGCCGAGTTCATCGGTCATGAGATCCAGAAAGCTTATCTGGAATCCTATAGCGAATACGGTCAGAACCTGTTCGACCGGTATATCGCCTACGCTGACGCATGGCTTGAGGACCAGGACTTCAAGGATCCCGACACCGGACAGATCCTCAATCGGAAGGTACTCGACAGCGAGCTTTCGCAGATCGAAAAGCCAGCAGGCATCGCCAATCCGAAGGACTTCCGCAACGAGGTCGTGAAGTTCACGTTGCGTGCCCGCGCCAAGAACAGCGGCCGCAATCCCTCCTGGACGAGCTATGAAAAGCTGCGCGAAGTCATCGAAAAGCGTATGTTCGGTCAGGTCGAGGATCTGCTGCCAGTCATCAGTTTTGGCTCCAAGAAAGACAGCGCCACCGAGAAGCAGCATGCCGAGTTCGTCCAGCGCATGATTGAGCGCGGATACACCGAACGCCAGGTTCGGCGGCTCGTCGATTGGTACATGCGAGTGAACAAGGCGGGCTAA
- the lipB gene encoding lipoyl(octanoyl) transferase LipB, whose amino-acid sequence MQRDNLDQTMFAPPGSPAVRWRIAPSLVDYTQAVETMEREAAAIAAGTADELVWLVEHPPLYTAGTSADASDLVTPDRFPVFATGRGGEYTYHGPGQRVVYVMLDLKRRRQDVRAFVAALEAVIITTLDSMNVKGERREDRVGVWVRRPEKPPLPDGSAAEDKIAAIGIRLRKWVSFHGFALNVDPDLDHFGGIVPCGIRGYGVTSLVDLGLPVMMPDVDTRLREAFETVFGPTCAESDCLQTIGSAGLNPATGGMMR is encoded by the coding sequence ATGCAGCGCGATAATCTCGACCAAACCATGTTTGCTCCGCCCGGATCACCTGCGGTGCGCTGGCGCATTGCCCCTTCCCTCGTCGACTATACACAGGCGGTCGAAACCATGGAACGAGAAGCCGCGGCCATTGCCGCCGGCACCGCGGACGAACTGGTCTGGCTGGTCGAGCACCCGCCTCTCTATACTGCGGGCACAAGTGCCGACGCCTCGGACCTGGTGACGCCTGACCGTTTCCCGGTCTTTGCGACCGGCCGTGGCGGCGAATATACCTATCACGGTCCGGGTCAAAGGGTCGTCTATGTCATGCTTGACCTAAAGCGCCGCCGCCAGGATGTGCGCGCCTTTGTCGCAGCACTCGAGGCAGTGATTATCACCACGCTCGATTCGATGAACGTCAAAGGCGAACGCCGCGAAGACCGGGTGGGCGTATGGGTGCGTCGTCCGGAAAAGCCGCCACTGCCTGACGGGTCGGCGGCCGAAGACAAGATCGCCGCGATCGGGATCCGTCTGCGCAAGTGGGTGAGCTTTCATGGCTTCGCGCTGAATGTCGATCCGGACCTCGATCACTTCGGCGGCATCGTGCCCTGCGGCATCCGCGGCTACGGTGTCACCAGTCTGGTCGATCTTGGCCTGCCGGTCATGATGCCCGACGTCGACACCCGGCTGAGGGAGGCATTCGAAACGGTCTTTGGGCCGACATGCGCCGAAAGCGACTGTCTCCAAACGATTGGCTCCGCCGGCTTGAATCCGGCCACCGGCGGCATGATGCGGTAA